In one window of Methanolobus mangrovi DNA:
- a CDS encoding class I SAM-dependent methyltransferase: protein MKINHKKGNNFGWFFGGRHYDFFATILGFGHSYYEQVASTLPLENGMSVLDIGCGTESVGIAVSELMGGDVSVHGLDLSGVQLGYATDKGKKAGVSLHLYKGSMDMLPFKNRVFDLVVTSVAFCETTSDVRKGAIGEVSRVLKDNAYFAIIDCAKPLLGMDTVMMLPFFMFKENADSWNNHYPDICIENNLVLEKDVYLKSYVKCQLFRKAD from the coding sequence TTGAAGATCAATCATAAAAAAGGAAATAATTTCGGTTGGTTCTTTGGTGGGAGGCATTATGATTTTTTTGCTACAATCCTTGGCTTCGGACATTCTTATTATGAGCAGGTAGCATCTACTCTTCCTCTGGAGAATGGAATGTCTGTTCTGGATATAGGATGTGGGACTGAATCTGTGGGGATTGCAGTCTCAGAGCTTATGGGTGGGGATGTAAGTGTACATGGTCTGGATCTATCCGGTGTACAGTTAGGATATGCGACTGACAAGGGGAAAAAGGCAGGAGTGTCTCTACATCTCTATAAAGGTTCGATGGATATGCTGCCGTTCAAAAATAGGGTATTTGACCTTGTTGTGACCTCAGTAGCATTTTGTGAAACAACATCAGACGTACGCAAAGGTGCTATAGGGGAAGTATCCCGCGTATTAAAGGATAATGCTTATTTTGCAATTATTGATTGTGCAAAACCGCTTCTTGGAATGGATACTGTAATGATGCTCCCTTTTTTCATGTTCAAGGAAAATGCAGATAGCTGGAATAATCATTATCCTGATATTTGCATAGAGAACAATCTGGTCCTTGAAAAAGATGTATACTTAAAATCCTATGTTAAGTGCCAGCTTTTCAGAAAAGCTGATTAA
- a CDS encoding 50S ribosomal protein L10, with protein sequence MMEENHHTSHIPQWKKDEVEDIKELIKKYPIFGVVGIGGIPAKQLQKMRRDLKGSAVLKVSRNTLIRRALEESGDVKEMEQYVDVQTALIFTEQNPFKLYKSLEKSKSPSPIKAGGIAPRDIIVEKGPTSFPPGPILGDMQAAGIPAAIDKGKVVIKETKTVAKEGEAVSQKLAAMLTRLEIYPMEVGLDLRAALENGLTFTPDVLAIDEGKFFSDIVLATQQAFNMSVFAAYPTAENIKTLITKAATESRNLGVNAVVLEPGVIDALLGKAQSQMFSVASAASAVNEEAVDDELKEALGAAASAAAVTAVPEEEVAEEKEEEEEAAEEDGMAGLGALFG encoded by the coding sequence ATAATGGAAGAAAACCACCACACAAGCCACATCCCACAGTGGAAAAAAGATGAAGTTGAGGACATAAAGGAACTCATCAAGAAATACCCAATATTTGGTGTAGTAGGTATTGGTGGAATTCCTGCAAAGCAACTTCAGAAGATGAGAAGAGACCTTAAAGGCAGCGCTGTTTTGAAAGTCTCGAGGAACACCCTGATAAGAAGAGCACTCGAAGAGTCTGGTGATGTAAAGGAGATGGAGCAGTACGTAGACGTACAGACAGCCCTCATATTTACCGAACAGAATCCTTTCAAGTTATACAAATCACTTGAAAAGAGTAAGAGCCCTTCCCCTATCAAAGCCGGCGGTATTGCACCCCGCGACATTATAGTTGAAAAGGGACCAACATCATTCCCACCAGGACCTATACTTGGAGATATGCAAGCTGCAGGCATACCTGCTGCAATCGACAAGGGTAAAGTGGTAATAAAGGAAACAAAAACCGTTGCTAAAGAAGGAGAAGCAGTTTCTCAAAAGCTGGCAGCAATGCTTACAAGACTTGAGATCTACCCAATGGAAGTGGGTCTTGACTTAAGAGCAGCCCTTGAAAACGGATTAACCTTTACACCCGATGTACTGGCTATTGATGAAGGCAAATTCTTCTCAGATATCGTATTGGCAACACAGCAGGCATTCAACATGTCAGTCTTTGCAGCATATCCAACTGCAGAGAATATCAAGACACTCATTACAAAGGCTGCAACAGAATCACGCAACCTCGGTGTCAATGCAGTTGTTCTTGAGCCGGGCGTTATCGACGCATTGCTTGGAAAAGCACAGTCACAGATGTTTTCAGTTGCATCAGCAGCTTCTGCAGTTAATGAAGAAGCAGTGGATGATGAACTGAAGGAAGCACTTGGTGCAGCAGCATCTGCAGCAGCAGTCACAGCAGTTCCTGAAGAGGAAGTTGCTGAAGAGAAGGAAGAAGAAGAAGAGGCAGCAGAAGAGGACGGCATGGCCGGTCTTGGAGCACTTTTCGGATGA
- the rpl12p gene encoding 50S ribosomal protein P1: MEYIYAALLLFKAGKDISEETVTAVLQAAGVEVSDARAKALVAALDGVDIEEAMATAAVAAAPAAAAAPAAAAAVEEEAPEEEDKSEESGMAGLGALFG; the protein is encoded by the coding sequence ATGGAATACATATATGCAGCACTCTTACTGTTCAAAGCAGGTAAAGACATATCAGAAGAAACAGTCACTGCCGTACTTCAGGCAGCAGGCGTAGAAGTCAGCGATGCACGTGCAAAGGCACTTGTCGCAGCTCTTGATGGCGTAGACATCGAGGAAGCAATGGCAACCGCAGCAGTCGCAGCAGCTCCAGCAGCAGCAGCAGCTCCAGCAGCAGCAGCAGCAGTAGAAGAAGAAGCACCAGAAGAAGAAGACAAGTCAGAAGAGAGCGGCATGGCTGGTCTCGGAGCACTCTTCGGATAA
- a CDS encoding PDGLE domain-containing protein has product MSVNVSSGINMKFLYAGIAIALLISVLAPFLASPDPDGLESAAGGVVDEKTLSELEGAEPFVESPMPDYSIEGQGKMGEVIAIVAGTLLVLGISFALGKAAKK; this is encoded by the coding sequence ATGAGCGTGAACGTCAGCTCTGGCATAAATATGAAATTCCTTTATGCAGGAATCGCAATTGCTTTGCTTATATCGGTCCTTGCTCCATTCCTTGCTTCTCCTGATCCTGACGGACTGGAAAGTGCTGCCGGTGGAGTTGTTGATGAGAAAACGCTCTCTGAATTAGAAGGGGCCGAACCTTTTGTGGAATCACCAATGCCTGATTACTCAATTGAAGGTCAGGGTAAGATGGGTGAGGTAATTGCAATTGTAGCAGGCACTCTTCTTGTTCTGGGGATTAGTTTTGCTCTTGGAAAAGCTGCAAAGAAATAA
- the cbiQ gene encoding cobalt ECF transporter T component CbiQ has product MEITLTDIEREAYKDSPVHRLDGRVKILATIAIIIFAVSLPRMDEANFMKLAIIESYLISLLAIAKLNPLYTLMRFLSTLPFGLAIVIVQPFVRQPFIDSFTVYPLELPLGLTLTYEGIFFGMVLLAKYIVCITAIVLMSSTMKMSDMVTSARRLGMPAEFTLILSMMVRYLFVFWIILKRIRVAQKTRLFHIWNKDVPRRWILEQVAYTISSLFIRSYEQGERTYISMLCRGYSSANNIYMHKNKIKTSDVFFLIVTAGILVLSVVV; this is encoded by the coding sequence ATGGAGATCACACTTACTGATATTGAAAGGGAAGCATACAAGGACAGCCCTGTCCACAGGCTTGACGGAAGAGTAAAGATACTTGCGACCATTGCCATCATTATTTTTGCTGTAAGTCTCCCACGCATGGATGAAGCAAACTTCATGAAACTGGCCATCATTGAATCATACCTTATATCACTCCTCGCAATTGCAAAACTCAACCCCTTATATACCCTCATGAGGTTTCTTTCGACATTACCATTTGGACTTGCCATAGTCATTGTACAACCTTTTGTAAGGCAGCCGTTTATAGATTCCTTTACAGTATACCCGCTTGAACTGCCACTTGGCCTCACACTAACATACGAGGGTATATTTTTCGGCATGGTGCTCCTTGCAAAATACATTGTTTGCATAACCGCTATTGTACTCATGTCCTCGACCATGAAGATGAGCGACATGGTAACTTCTGCAAGACGTCTTGGAATGCCGGCTGAATTCACCCTTATACTTTCAATGATGGTAAGATACCTATTTGTATTCTGGATAATCCTCAAACGCATAAGAGTTGCACAAAAAACACGCCTGTTCCACATATGGAACAAGGACGTACCGCGAAGATGGATCCTTGAACAGGTTGCATATACAATAAGCTCGCTGTTCATTCGTTCTTATGAACAGGGAGAAAGGACATACATAAGCATGCTCTGCAGAGGATATTCCAGTGCAAATAACATCTATATGCACAAAAATAAAATAAAGACCAGTGATGTCTTTTTCTTAATAGTAACAGCAGGGATATTAGTCTTGTCTGTTGTTGTATGA
- a CDS encoding PAS domain S-box protein, which translates to MVHSEDDNRLSDLRKKIIGLGETSHRKSYYPQLKGQINELNLAMRALQESEKKYRTLVENVNIGIVRSEPWEGGHIIQVNPAFCKMLGFNDEKELLDISAADLYLYPEDRLELLGELRQTGKIKDRKIVFKVRDGTTILCSITLSTEYDPNGNMILMDGVVEDITEKERRSEALKQANNKLSLLNSITRHDIINQVMLLEGYLYLVMEQIKDPEELRLLQRMEANVMSIERHIMFATDYQEIGIQAPQWVNLLDALTSAMVPVDKALINIRIDVGDYLIFSDPMIGKVFYNLVNNVIKHSEATNLTITTEEEENQLLVVFQDDGIGIMDKSKLFKKGGSSSGYGLFLSKEILSITGIGIRETGMSGKGARFELVFSQGQFKTPV; encoded by the coding sequence ATGGTGCACTCTGAAGATGACAACAGGCTGAGTGATCTTCGGAAGAAGATTATCGGATTGGGTGAAACCTCACATCGCAAGAGCTATTATCCTCAACTAAAGGGACAGATAAATGAGCTTAACCTGGCCATGCGTGCATTACAGGAAAGTGAGAAGAAGTACCGCACCCTGGTAGAGAATGTCAATATCGGTATTGTCAGGAGTGAGCCATGGGAGGGCGGCCATATAATTCAGGTGAATCCGGCATTTTGCAAAATGCTGGGGTTCAATGATGAAAAAGAACTCCTGGATATATCTGCGGCAGACCTATACCTTTATCCTGAAGACCGGCTTGAGTTATTGGGTGAGCTGAGGCAGACTGGCAAGATCAAGGACCGTAAGATAGTGTTCAAGGTTAGGGATGGAACCACAATTCTATGTTCTATCACTCTTTCAACAGAGTATGATCCTAATGGTAACATGATTCTCATGGACGGTGTGGTTGAAGACATAACTGAGAAAGAGAGGAGGTCTGAAGCCCTCAAGCAGGCTAATAACAAACTTAGTCTCCTTAACTCCATCACCCGCCATGATATAATCAATCAGGTAATGCTCCTGGAAGGATATCTGTATCTGGTGATGGAGCAGATAAAGGATCCTGAAGAACTCAGGCTGCTGCAGAGGATGGAGGCGAACGTGATGTCCATTGAAAGGCATATTATGTTCGCCACAGATTATCAGGAAATCGGCATTCAGGCTCCACAGTGGGTCAATCTCCTGGATGCACTGACCAGTGCTATGGTTCCTGTGGATAAAGCATTAATAAATATCCGAATAGATGTAGGGGATTATTTGATATTCAGTGATCCGATGATAGGAAAAGTGTTCTATAATCTGGTTAATAATGTGATCAAGCACAGCGAGGCCACAAACCTCACTATCACTACAGAGGAAGAAGAAAATCAATTATTGGTGGTATTTCAGGATGACGGTATTGGGATCATGGATAAGAGCAAATTGTTCAAAAAAGGTGGTTCCAGTTCTGGCTACGGACTTTTCCTTTCAAAAGAGATCCTGTCTATAACCGGTATTGGAATCAGGGAAACTGGTATGTCAGGCAAAGGGGCCAGATTCGAGCTGGTTTTCTCTCAGGGACAGTTCAAAACTCCGGTCTGA
- a CDS encoding ABC1 kinase family protein, whose protein sequence is MFRKIRRYITIFRVFSKYNLFSLLYSEVNQYYVSNKKTPCGLDIKNREKAVKLRKALEELGPTFIKLGQILSKRPDIVPGIYIEELGNLQDNVNPLEFDKMKVAFEGYRCSIGNEKITGSFETSDFNILEIFDEFNTEPLACASIAQVYAAVLNGKKVAVKITRPNLIDTINLDLAILDDLKSLIVKVIGLGSNFDIDAFLYEFRDLLNRELDLSNEARNIKRFQENFADVKEVHVPNVHDEYSNENVLIMDYMEGVTIRKLSETSAEKKKWYAKIISTSYLKQVYLDGFYHADPHSSNIIIQEDGIAYIDFGAVGTIDDELRRNMLNLFYGIYKKRVDVVFEAFMKITGINKEDIDVRRFKIDLDDIISKQNYSAGERQSDNYATLALKYNLSLPSEFSTLERALILIEANCLELDPRFNLLENAKPVITRVLMKRYSPFEAFEYLQLEGDRYLEIVKNLPEGVNDVIETIRGYRIERLEKKTDEIRKYRTIDSITKYAFLLVIFISSTYLAINGEGYLPAMGTVGFVSAIFLFGLMFLRRS, encoded by the coding sequence ATGTTCAGAAAAATCCGCAGGTACATTACTATTTTCAGAGTATTTTCAAAATATAATCTTTTCAGTCTTCTTTATAGTGAGGTTAATCAATATTATGTTTCTAACAAGAAAACTCCTTGTGGATTGGACATTAAGAACCGGGAAAAAGCAGTTAAATTAAGAAAGGCTCTGGAAGAACTTGGTCCTACGTTCATAAAGCTGGGTCAGATACTGAGCAAAAGACCGGACATTGTTCCTGGTATCTATATCGAGGAACTTGGTAATCTTCAGGATAATGTTAATCCTCTTGAATTCGATAAGATGAAAGTTGCGTTTGAAGGTTACAGATGCAGTATTGGGAATGAGAAAATTACCGGGAGCTTTGAGACTTCGGATTTTAACATACTAGAGATATTTGATGAATTTAATACTGAGCCACTGGCATGTGCTTCAATTGCTCAGGTCTATGCTGCTGTGCTCAATGGAAAGAAAGTTGCTGTAAAGATAACAAGGCCTAATCTAATAGATACTATTAACCTTGACCTGGCAATACTTGATGACCTGAAATCTCTTATTGTAAAAGTTATTGGACTTGGAAGTAATTTTGATATCGATGCCTTTCTTTATGAGTTCAGGGACCTGCTGAACCGTGAACTTGATTTGAGCAATGAGGCAAGGAATATCAAACGCTTCCAGGAGAATTTTGCAGATGTAAAAGAGGTGCATGTTCCCAATGTTCATGATGAATATTCCAACGAGAATGTTCTGATCATGGATTACATGGAAGGTGTCACTATAAGAAAGCTTTCAGAGACATCTGCAGAAAAGAAAAAATGGTATGCAAAGATAATTAGTACCAGCTATTTGAAGCAGGTTTACCTTGATGGTTTTTATCATGCTGATCCTCACAGTTCTAACATAATAATTCAGGAAGATGGTATCGCTTATATTGACTTTGGAGCAGTAGGAACAATCGATGATGAATTACGTCGCAATATGCTGAACCTTTTCTATGGTATTTACAAGAAAAGGGTTGATGTTGTTTTCGAAGCATTCATGAAAATTACCGGTATCAATAAGGAAGATATTGATGTACGTCGGTTTAAGATAGACCTTGATGACATTATATCCAAACAAAATTATTCGGCTGGTGAAAGGCAAAGTGATAATTATGCAACACTGGCATTGAAATATAACCTGTCTCTTCCAAGTGAGTTCTCAACTCTTGAAAGGGCACTGATACTTATTGAGGCAAATTGCCTTGAGCTCGATCCTCGGTTCAATCTGCTTGAAAATGCAAAACCTGTCATTACGAGGGTTTTGATGAAGCGCTATTCACCTTTTGAGGCATTCGAATACCTGCAACTGGAGGGTGATCGATATCTGGAGATAGTGAAGAACCTGCCCGAAGGAGTAAATGATGTCATTGAGACAATAAGGGGGTACAGGATCGAGAGGCTGGAAAAGAAAACCGATGAGATAAGGAAGTACAGGACAATCGATTCCATTACAAAGTATGCTTTCCTTCTGGTAATCTTTATATCTTCAACTTATCTGGCTATAAATGGTGAAGGCTATTTGCCTGCGATGGGTACTGTAGGATTTGTTAGTGCCATCTTCCTTTTTGGGCTGATGTTCCTGAGAAGGTCTTAA
- a CDS encoding radical SAM protein, producing MSKYSPIIAAKAVWQMRIRKRPFVLSHAINSRCNMKCSFCEYWKNEGKEMELNDIFKLLEEARAFGILVYNAWTVEPLLRKDLPEILAYAKQLGMVTSLITNGLLLEKRIDELENLDYLSVSVDGTSSYENIRGISLDRIMPGIIKAKNMIKNPLLMNCVISGKNLDDIEELIIMAKDMDVKISFEPMYEFQGIENDTWNDMGIRDMGKYRRTVDRIIEMKQEGYPIINSYTYLKMVRDLRTEFVCHANDIILDVTADGNIENCRVHRKPIGNISEGIENVWENTRKLRKNTARNCQKCLFFGYVENSLMYNFNLEVAQHYEWM from the coding sequence ATGAGCAAATATTCCCCCATTATTGCTGCAAAGGCTGTCTGGCAGATGCGGATAAGAAAACGCCCTTTTGTACTATCACACGCCATCAACTCCAGATGCAACATGAAATGCTCTTTTTGCGAATACTGGAAAAACGAAGGCAAGGAAATGGAACTAAATGATATATTCAAACTCCTTGAAGAAGCAAGAGCTTTTGGAATACTTGTTTATAATGCGTGGACAGTAGAACCACTCCTGAGAAAAGACCTCCCTGAAATACTGGCTTATGCAAAACAACTTGGCATGGTCACTTCACTCATAACAAATGGCCTTTTGCTGGAAAAGAGAATAGATGAGCTAGAGAATCTGGATTATCTCTCTGTATCTGTGGACGGGACTTCCAGCTATGAAAATATAAGAGGAATAAGTCTGGACAGGATAATGCCGGGCATAATCAAAGCAAAGAACATGATCAAAAATCCTCTCCTGATGAACTGCGTGATAAGCGGAAAAAACCTTGATGATATAGAGGAACTTATCATCATGGCAAAAGATATGGATGTGAAAATATCTTTTGAGCCTATGTACGAATTCCAGGGAATAGAAAATGACACCTGGAATGATATGGGAATACGGGATATGGGCAAATATCGCAGGACAGTGGACAGGATAATCGAGATGAAACAAGAAGGATATCCCATCATCAATTCCTATACATACCTGAAAATGGTTAGGGATCTGCGGACGGAATTTGTTTGCCATGCCAATGATATAATTCTGGATGTGACAGCAGATGGGAACATTGAGAACTGCAGAGTTCACCGTAAGCCCATAGGCAATATCAGTGAAGGTATTGAGAATGTATGGGAGAATACAAGGAAGCTCAGAAAGAATACGGCACGTAATTGCCAGAAATGTCTTTTCTTTGGTTATGTTGAGAACAGCCTGATGTACAATTTTAACCTTGAAGTGGCACAACATTACGAATGGATGTAA
- a CDS encoding SAM hydrolase/SAM-dependent halogenase family protein, protein MAVITLTTDFGSLYPASMKGVMLGIDPDVTIVDITHSIPPMDIRAGAFALYSAVTYFPPGTIHVAVIDPGVGTERKAIVVRSGEHYFIGPDNGVLIPAASLLGDIEVFEIKNQDILGDVSSTFQGRDIFAPVAAHISRGMDLEDIGNSTDEYIDLDFSGYVIEKDFIEAKVIYVDKFGNIVTNIPQEQIVKDVLKGTVLSIAGRQMPFLRTYGEVPKGRMLSLIGSHGFFEIAVNQGSASKLLHLNNGNEIRIGIMSSQ, encoded by the coding sequence ATGGCAGTAATCACTCTTACAACAGATTTCGGTTCTCTCTACCCTGCCTCCATGAAAGGCGTTATGCTTGGTATCGATCCGGATGTAACAATAGTCGATATCACTCATTCGATACCACCTATGGATATCAGGGCGGGTGCATTTGCGTTGTACTCTGCTGTTACCTATTTTCCACCTGGGACCATCCATGTCGCTGTGATCGATCCTGGTGTGGGCACAGAAAGAAAAGCTATAGTCGTGCGCTCAGGGGAGCATTATTTCATAGGTCCGGATAATGGTGTTCTTATTCCTGCCGCATCTTTACTTGGGGATATAGAGGTATTTGAAATTAAGAATCAGGACATTCTGGGCGATGTTTCTTCAACTTTCCAGGGCAGAGATATTTTTGCCCCGGTAGCTGCGCATATCTCGCGGGGCATGGATCTGGAGGATATCGGCAATAGTACGGATGAATATATTGACCTTGACTTCTCAGGTTATGTGATAGAAAAGGACTTCATTGAGGCAAAAGTGATATACGTCGATAAGTTTGGTAACATAGTTACTAATATTCCCCAAGAGCAGATCGTTAAAGATGTGCTTAAGGGAACTGTTCTTTCAATTGCAGGAAGACAGATGCCTTTTTTGAGAACTTATGGAGAGGTTCCAAAAGGCAGGATGTTGTCTCTCATAGGAAGTCACGGTTTTTTCGAGATAGCAGTAAATCAGGGTAGTGCCTCTAAATTGCTACATTTGAACAACGGGAATGAAATAAGGATAGGAATTATGAGTAGCCAATAA
- the cbiM gene encoding cobalt transporter CbiM, which translates to MHIPDSFIPMSQAIIYWLIALPFVFLSLKWARKELDDMKVPILAALAAGIFAIQALNIPIGMGTSGHMVGATLVAIIFGSPMAGVLVLTLVLLVQGFVFGDGGITTMGANILNMGVISGFIGYYTFAALRNKAGIKGASFIGAWFGLFMSAIVCAVQMSIAGTFPLMAGLATMGLYHLIIGFVGEGLITAVVITAIEKSRPDLLDSSLTNTKGVGV; encoded by the coding sequence ATGCATATACCAGATTCATTCATACCTATGAGTCAGGCAATCATCTACTGGTTGATCGCTCTGCCTTTCGTATTTCTGTCCCTTAAATGGGCAAGGAAAGAACTTGATGACATGAAAGTACCTATTCTGGCAGCACTTGCTGCAGGAATATTTGCTATACAGGCGCTCAATATTCCCATAGGTATGGGGACAAGTGGGCATATGGTTGGTGCAACTCTTGTTGCTATCATATTCGGAAGTCCAATGGCTGGTGTTCTTGTACTCACACTTGTGCTTCTTGTTCAGGGCTTTGTCTTCGGTGATGGCGGAATTACAACAATGGGTGCCAATATCCTGAATATGGGAGTTATTTCCGGTTTTATAGGATATTACACGTTCGCAGCTCTAAGGAATAAAGCAGGAATCAAAGGCGCATCCTTTATTGGAGCTTGGTTTGGTTTGTTCATGTCTGCAATTGTGTGTGCTGTTCAGATGTCAATTGCAGGTACATTCCCTCTGATGGCAGGACTCGCAACAATGGGATTATATCACCTGATAATCGGATTCGTTGGTGAAGGTCTCATAACTGCTGTAGTTATCACAGCAATCGAAAAATCAAGACCTGATCTGCTGGATTCATCTCTTACAAACACCAAAGGGGTAGGGGTATGA
- a CDS encoding energy-coupling factor ABC transporter ATP-binding protein, translating into MTEKPIVQLKGVSYFYASSKTRALDSIDLDIYPGEKIAILGANGAGKSTLFKHLNGILKPASGEVLVKGEPISRKNIRSVRQTVGIVFQNPDDQILAPTIEQDVAFGPINMGLTEEEVERRVKTALELVNLSGYEERSPHHLSGGQKKLVAIAGVLAMQPEVVVLDEPTAGLDPFSAEKIMEIIDGMNKKFGITVILSTHDVDIVPLFADVVYILHHGKIEASGTAKEIFKKHSILENAHLRMPRIAEVFELLQDSGLDADIKITPQDARDEIIRLVENNN; encoded by the coding sequence ATGACCGAGAAACCTATCGTCCAGCTAAAAGGGGTATCCTATTTCTACGCAAGCAGCAAGACAAGAGCTCTTGATAGCATCGATCTTGACATATACCCCGGAGAAAAAATAGCCATTCTTGGAGCAAATGGAGCAGGCAAATCAACACTCTTCAAACACCTTAATGGCATACTCAAACCTGCATCAGGCGAAGTGCTTGTAAAAGGAGAGCCCATTTCAAGGAAAAATATCAGAAGCGTTCGCCAAACTGTGGGAATTGTCTTCCAGAATCCTGATGACCAGATACTTGCACCTACTATCGAGCAGGACGTGGCATTCGGTCCGATCAATATGGGACTGACTGAAGAAGAAGTTGAAAGAAGAGTTAAGACAGCACTGGAGCTTGTGAACCTTTCAGGATATGAAGAGCGTTCACCCCATCATCTCAGCGGAGGACAGAAAAAACTCGTTGCCATTGCAGGAGTGCTTGCAATGCAACCTGAAGTAGTTGTTCTTGATGAACCTACTGCAGGACTTGATCCGTTCAGTGCTGAAAAAATAATGGAGATAATAGACGGGATGAACAAAAAATTTGGGATCACTGTTATCCTGTCCACCCATGATGTCGATATAGTCCCTCTTTTTGCGGATGTCGTTTACATCCTCCACCACGGAAAAATAGAAGCCAGTGGCACAGCTAAAGAGATATTCAAAAAGCATTCAATACTTGAAAATGCACACCTGAGAATGCCACGAATAGCAGAGGTATTCGAGTTACTTCAGGATTCTGGCCTTGATGCTGATATAAAGATAACACCCCAGGATGCAAGGGATGAGATCATACGACTTGTAGAAAATAATAACTAA
- a CDS encoding cohesin domain-containing protein — MSDKRNCSVFTTIFLFTLIALFLTGLASAETVIGFSPAQLSVQENEEFTLAITIETDTNVSGAELELSYDPSLVNIASITEGDFFKQGGMNTIFSRGNIDNELGTVSGIYSVIMGDDMLLAPGNFATITLSSKGVAGITYIEMKNVIITNSTGASLPVTINNAKVIIGDVETSTANEETTQSQQSGQNTIIPLVFAIMCLYFVKRK, encoded by the coding sequence GTGTCAGATAAGAGAAATTGTAGTGTATTTACAACTATTTTTTTATTCACATTAATCGCCCTATTCTTAACAGGGCTTGCAAGTGCTGAGACAGTTATTGGGTTTTCACCAGCCCAGCTAAGTGTTCAAGAGAACGAGGAATTCACACTCGCAATTACGATAGAAACCGATACCAACGTATCCGGGGCAGAGCTTGAACTCTCATATGACCCTTCACTTGTTAACATAGCATCCATAACTGAAGGAGATTTTTTCAAGCAGGGAGGAATGAATACAATATTCTCAAGAGGGAATATTGATAATGAGCTTGGCACTGTTAGCGGCATATATTCTGTTATAATGGGAGATGACATGCTTCTTGCCCCGGGTAATTTTGCAACCATCACCCTCAGCTCAAAAGGAGTAGCAGGAATCACATATATAGAAATGAAGAACGTGATCATAACTAATTCTACTGGAGCCAGCCTGCCGGTGACCATTAACAATGCAAAAGTGATCATTGGTGATGTCGAGACTTCTACAGCCAATGAGGAGACGACTCAGAGTCAGCAATCCGGACAGAATACGATCATACCTCTTGTATTTGCAATAATGTGCCTGTATTTTGTAAAAAGGAAATGA